One genomic region from Streptomyces sp. NBC_00457 encodes:
- a CDS encoding nucleoside 2-deoxyribosyltransferase domain-containing protein yields the protein MTDLQHLADALATDYLHGRWQPEPTEEHRTRILSAGASADGGLDRLGDGGVITAAAITQMLRPALTERDAEQWRIAEVLRAYPDGDPLAQALTRDLVHAIAADHHPGLTPYADRYTEAPAPYTATAPTVFIAGGITGVRNWQLSAALQLLATSTAHILNPRRSSFPGHEPAAAREQIAWEHAALAASDVILFWFPAGAVQPIALYELGAHTAQGAAIAVGTDPAYERRLDVVEQLRHARPELEVHDCLPATVRAATALLPATAHPTPTGR from the coding sequence GTGACGGATCTTCAGCACCTCGCCGACGCCCTGGCCACCGACTACCTGCACGGCCGGTGGCAACCGGAGCCGACCGAGGAACACCGCACGCGCATCCTGTCCGCCGGCGCCAGCGCGGACGGCGGCCTGGACCGCCTGGGCGACGGAGGCGTCATCACGGCCGCCGCGATCACGCAGATGCTCCGCCCGGCCCTCACCGAACGGGACGCGGAGCAGTGGCGCATAGCTGAAGTCCTGCGCGCCTACCCGGACGGCGATCCCCTCGCGCAGGCCCTCACCCGGGACCTGGTGCACGCGATCGCCGCCGACCACCACCCGGGCCTCACCCCGTACGCCGACCGCTACACCGAGGCCCCCGCCCCCTACACCGCCACCGCCCCCACGGTCTTCATCGCGGGCGGGATCACCGGCGTGCGGAACTGGCAGCTGTCCGCAGCCCTCCAGCTGCTCGCCACCAGCACGGCGCACATCCTCAACCCCCGCCGTTCCTCCTTCCCGGGCCACGAACCGGCCGCCGCGCGCGAGCAGATCGCCTGGGAACATGCCGCCCTCGCCGCCTCCGACGTGATCCTGTTCTGGTTCCCCGCAGGCGCCGTGCAGCCCATCGCCCTGTACGAGCTCGGAGCACACACCGCCCAGGGCGCGGCGATCGCGGTCGGCACCGACCCCGCCTACGAGCGGCGCCTGGACGTGGTCGAACAGCTCCGCCACGCCCGCCCCGAACTTGAGGTCCACGACTGCCTGCCCGCCACCGTGCGCGCCGCCACCGCCCTGCTCCCGGCCACCGCGCACCCGACACCCACGGGACGCTGA